One window of Sphingobacteriales bacterium genomic DNA carries:
- a CDS encoding NfeD family protein has translation MKNLNLLIGLTGTAATVLRFNGYIIIDNERYVARSQVWIEAGTIVIVRKVEFNQLIVSPLV, from the coding sequence ATGAAAAACTTAAACTTACTTATTGGTTTGACAGGAACGGCTGCTACTGTTTTACGATTTAATGGCTATATCATTATTGATAATGAACGTTATGTAGCCCGTTCACAGGTATGGATTGAAGCTGGTACGATTGTAATTGTTCGCAAAGTAGAGTTTAATCAGCTGATTGTTTCTCCGCTCGTCTAA
- a CDS encoding CHAT domain-containing protein, translated as MFDIETKEKENYIQVAHELYLLLLEPVLNVLSLPSKSRLIIIPDGALALLPFEVLLTKSSNVYSPFSKLPYLIELFLVTYHSSATLWHYHRKKNPTWISDMEPSFIGFAPVYSNYRQNTMSTLEEDLWADGLSPEEIKADIQPGSSNTNYRKILETDSPQVFRKITLNGLDYTELMQTETEVCKISALFSQHQFKSQTVLHLDATTKAFKEQISGYKYVLFAGHGDYNTDNPEETGLIFSPLPETSGNSVLYISDAFQLKLQADLVVLSCCESGIGNHNKGDGMNSMNRGFLYAGAKNVIYTLFKVLDEPSSLFTQALFRHILSQKSYIEAIAAAKTELIEQEFPPLYWSGFVLMGN; from the coding sequence TTGTTTGATATTGAAACTAAAGAAAAGGAAAACTATATACAAGTTGCCCATGAATTGTATCTTTTGTTGCTCGAACCTGTTTTAAATGTCCTGTCATTGCCATCAAAAAGCCGGCTAATCATCATCCCCGATGGAGCACTTGCATTGTTGCCTTTTGAAGTTTTGCTGACCAAATCCTCCAATGTTTATTCCCCGTTCTCAAAATTGCCATATCTGATTGAGTTATTTTTAGTTACTTATCATTCCTCAGCAACTCTTTGGCACTATCACCGCAAAAAAAATCCAACTTGGATTTCCGACATGGAACCCTCTTTTATAGGGTTTGCGCCGGTATATTCCAATTACAGGCAAAACACCATGTCAACCCTTGAAGAAGATCTCTGGGCTGATGGACTTTCTCCCGAAGAAATTAAAGCGGACATTCAACCCGGAAGCAGCAATACAAACTACCGCAAAATATTAGAGACGGATAGCCCTCAGGTTTTTCGGAAAATCACCCTGAATGGATTGGACTATACAGAACTAATGCAAACAGAAACTGAAGTTTGCAAAATTTCGGCATTGTTTTCACAACATCAGTTCAAATCTCAAACAGTATTACATTTGGACGCAACCACCAAGGCCTTTAAGGAGCAGATTTCAGGATATAAGTATGTTTTGTTTGCCGGGCATGGAGATTACAACACAGATAATCCAGAAGAAACCGGGCTGATTTTTTCACCATTACCCGAAACCTCCGGCAACTCGGTATTATATATATCAGACGCTTTCCAGCTAAAACTGCAAGCCGATCTGGTCGTTTTGAGTTGTTGCGAAAGTGGAATTGGCAATCATAACAAAGGAGATGGGATGAACAGCATGAACAGAGGTTTTTTATATGCCGGAGCTAAAAATGTCATCTATACCCTGTTTAAAGTTTTAGACGAACCAAGTTCTTTGTTTACACAGGCGTTGTTTCGGCACATTTTGTCGCAAAAGTCATACATAGAAGCTATCGCAGCCGCCAAAACCGAATTGATAGAACAGGAATTCCCCCCTTTGTATTGGAGTGGTTTTGTTTTGATGGGGAATTAA
- a CDS encoding tetratricopeptide repeat protein — MKGGKKMIGLEEANLQYDKATELLNKDLLADSLSIFEQIEFVYFHHKDWEKYALTLNKICECLRKKGQNEMALSYGEKALKICIEIFSEVHSLTATSYYNIGTIYRFKGNQEEALSYYQKSLQIYISLYGELNFNVGRMYGNIGSVYLQLGEYAQALECHKKNLNIVLQVTGEYSSNLGDVYNNIGAVLSTTGKHGEALLYFTKALYIREQIYGKLNNLTAYSYGNIGVSYYKTGDFNRAITYYEQCLNIQLQLLGELHPDIAWNYNSLGAVYNNLGKNSEAIACYEKSLDIWKHNWGETHPDIAKSYTNIGMVYSETGDYKTALTYHLKSLEVREKILIEKHPEMSVSFNNIANCYRHQGQYSLAMANHIKSLNCLYKNYIEADQYYNPVLEDYSSPVRLWETLEAKARTHRAAKEAYAAFCTYQTSSKLLEKLLPDLNDTQSQLHWLGLGADLHNDAIEAAFEMAVIHHQNATQSNQ, encoded by the coding sequence ATGAAGGGTGGAAAAAAAATGATTGGGTTGGAAGAAGCCAACCTGCAATATGACAAGGCAACAGAACTGCTTAATAAAGACCTTCTTGCTGATAGTCTTAGTATTTTTGAGCAGATAGAGTTCGTATATTTTCATCACAAAGATTGGGAAAAGTACGCCCTCACCTTAAACAAGATATGCGAGTGTTTAAGGAAAAAGGGGCAAAATGAGATGGCTTTGTCTTATGGAGAAAAAGCATTAAAAATCTGTATAGAAATTTTTTCGGAGGTTCATTCTTTAACAGCAACGTCTTATTATAATATAGGAACTATCTATCGTTTTAAAGGCAATCAGGAAGAAGCATTGTCTTATTACCAAAAATCGCTGCAAATATATATTAGTTTGTATGGTGAATTAAATTTTAATGTAGGCCGAATGTATGGAAATATAGGTTCTGTTTATTTGCAATTGGGCGAATATGCCCAAGCATTAGAGTGCCACAAAAAAAACCTGAATATTGTCCTTCAGGTTACCGGAGAATATTCTTCAAATTTAGGCGATGTCTATAATAACATCGGGGCAGTACTTTCCACAACAGGAAAACATGGCGAAGCATTGCTCTATTTTACCAAAGCCTTATACATCAGAGAGCAGATCTACGGTAAATTAAATAACCTGACCGCTTACAGCTATGGAAATATCGGGGTCTCTTATTACAAAACCGGCGATTTTAACCGGGCAATTACCTATTATGAACAATGCCTTAACATTCAACTCCAATTGTTGGGCGAACTTCATCCCGATATAGCGTGGAATTATAACAGTCTGGGGGCGGTGTATAATAATTTAGGTAAAAACAGCGAGGCCATTGCCTGCTATGAAAAAAGCTTAGATATTTGGAAACATAACTGGGGCGAAACTCATCCTGATATTGCAAAATCGTACACAAATATAGGAATGGTCTATTCCGAAACCGGAGACTACAAAACCGCGTTAACATATCATCTCAAAAGTCTGGAAGTCAGGGAAAAGATATTGATCGAAAAACACCCCGAAATGTCGGTCAGTTTTAACAATATAGCCAATTGTTATCGCCATCAGGGACAATATTCTTTAGCTATGGCCAACCACATAAAATCACTGAATTGTCTGTATAAAAACTATATAGAAGCCGACCAATATTATAATCCGGTGTTGGAAGACTACTCATCGCCGGTAAGACTTTGGGAAACGTTAGAAGCAAAAGCCCGCACACATCGGGCAGCAAAAGAAGCCTATGCTGCTTTTTGTACCTACCAAACTTCTTCCAAACTTTTAGAAAAACTGCTTCCTGACTTAAACGACACTCAAAGCCAGCTCCATTGGTTGGGATTGGGTGCAGATTTACACAATGATGCCATAGAGGCCGCTTTTGAAATGGCAGTAATTCACCATCAAAATGCAACCCAATCAAACCAATAA
- a CDS encoding peptidylprolyl isomerase, whose translation MNKHLVLAGRFLFVFLGMLFFAVFTSSNLTDPVLFSYANEKVTKSEFLYVYEKHNAQDSARFTKKSIDEYLELFINFKLKVKEAESLGLDTLAGIKSQISDYYKQLAKTYLYDKDISEQLMREAYERMKTEVKTAHILVKLAEQASPDDTVKAYNKALSIYRLYAEQGQDFGKLAEKYSEDPSVKDNKGDLGYLSAFQTVYPFETAVYTTPKGKISPPVRTQFGYHLVKVDDIRPARGSVHVAHILIKSTEKDTITQQKAAEKRALDVYNRLKKKKVTFEAAALAESDDKTTAKSGGELPWFKSGKMLPEFEEAAFALKKTGDITKPFKTKLGWHIVKLLEKKGVPSYDELKDELKKRIERDNRSRVSQQYFVARLKKDYQFTEMADEKTGVLYAMAKSPSLQKGQWKADSLGNNIVLNKPLFTIAFPKENHPRTYTVADFAAFAEKNQFRARSRNTEETAGRLYNLYMEELLMSAEESVLETKYPEFARLLKEFRDGNLLYELMSKKVWNKAMEDTVGLRNFFNSNSNKYVWKERANAYIFTFTDTETAKELRAKTENATPEELAAMEMEAKSGKVQKFKVESGAYEKGQRAVLNGIAWKKGISDMIDSPDGTHSFVVITEIMPAGPKKLEESRGYVIADYQSKLEAEWVKELRTKYAVKINKDVQESLYKSK comes from the coding sequence ATGAATAAACATCTTGTACTTGCCGGCAGGTTTCTGTTTGTTTTCTTAGGAATGTTGTTTTTTGCTGTATTTACTTCGTCCAATCTGACAGACCCTGTTTTGTTTAGTTATGCCAATGAAAAGGTTACAAAATCGGAGTTTTTGTATGTGTATGAAAAGCACAATGCGCAGGACAGCGCGCGTTTCACTAAAAAATCTATTGATGAATACCTCGAATTGTTCATCAATTTTAAGTTGAAGGTAAAAGAAGCCGAAAGCCTGGGATTAGATACGCTTGCAGGAATAAAATCACAAATCAGCGACTATTACAAACAACTTGCAAAAACCTACCTCTACGACAAAGACATCAGCGAACAATTGATGCGGGAGGCTTATGAGCGCATGAAAACAGAAGTAAAAACCGCTCATATCTTAGTGAAACTTGCCGAACAGGCTTCGCCCGATGATACCGTGAAAGCTTACAACAAAGCTTTGAGCATCTACCGCCTTTATGCAGAACAAGGTCAGGACTTTGGCAAACTCGCCGAAAAGTATTCTGAAGATCCTTCGGTTAAAGACAATAAAGGCGATTTGGGATATCTCTCCGCTTTTCAAACCGTTTATCCGTTTGAAACTGCCGTATATACCACACCAAAAGGTAAAATTTCACCTCCTGTTCGCACACAGTTTGGCTATCACCTCGTAAAAGTAGATGATATTCGACCCGCTCGCGGTTCGGTTCATGTGGCTCATATCCTGATTAAATCTACCGAAAAAGACACGATTACACAACAAAAAGCAGCCGAAAAACGGGCTTTGGATGTTTACAACCGCCTCAAAAAGAAAAAAGTAACTTTTGAAGCGGCTGCCTTGGCCGAATCGGACGATAAAACTACTGCTAAATCCGGAGGCGAACTTCCTTGGTTTAAAAGCGGAAAAATGCTTCCCGAGTTTGAGGAGGCTGCCTTTGCGCTCAAAAAAACCGGCGACATCACCAAGCCATTTAAAACCAAATTGGGCTGGCATATTGTAAAACTGTTGGAAAAAAAGGGAGTTCCTTCTTATGATGAACTAAAAGACGAACTCAAAAAGCGGATTGAACGGGATAACCGATCCCGGGTTTCTCAGCAGTATTTTGTTGCAAGACTTAAAAAAGATTATCAGTTTACCGAAATGGCAGACGAAAAAACCGGCGTTCTTTATGCAATGGCCAAATCGCCCTCTTTGCAAAAAGGACAGTGGAAGGCTGACAGTTTAGGCAATAACATTGTTTTGAACAAACCTTTGTTTACCATTGCTTTTCCAAAAGAAAACCATCCCCGCACCTATACTGTGGCCGATTTCGCTGCCTTTGCCGAAAAAAATCAGTTCCGTGCAAGAAGCCGCAACACCGAAGAAACTGCCGGAAGGTTGTACAACCTGTATATGGAAGAATTGCTCATGTCGGCTGAAGAATCGGTGCTTGAAACCAAATATCCCGAATTTGCGCGCTTGTTGAAAGAGTTCAGAGACGGCAATTTGCTCTACGAACTGATGAGCAAAAAAGTCTGGAACAAAGCGATGGAAGATACCGTTGGTTTGCGCAACTTCTTCAATTCCAATAGCAACAAATATGTATGGAAGGAGCGGGCAAATGCCTATATTTTTACATTTACCGACACCGAAACCGCAAAAGAACTGCGCGCTAAGACAGAAAACGCTACACCTGAAGAGCTTGCAGCTATGGAAATGGAGGCAAAATCCGGAAAAGTTCAAAAATTCAAGGTGGAAAGCGGCGCTTACGAAAAAGGGCAACGCGCCGTACTCAATGGAATAGCGTGGAAAAAGGGGATTTCAGATATGATAGACAGTCCGGACGGAACCCATAGCTTTGTGGTCATTACCGAAATAATGCCGGCCGGTCCTAAAAAATTGGAAGAATCCCGCGGTTATGTTATTGCCGATTATCAAAGCAAGTTAGAGGCTGAATGGGTTAAAGAGTTGCGCACCAAATATGCCGTTAAAATAAACAAAGACGTTCAGGAGAGTTTGTATAAATCCAAGTAA
- a CDS encoding peptidylprolyl isomerase: MRYFTFFIALFLVSQTPAFSQALVVDEIAAVVGDRIILISDIENQYNQYRNSGTADDGNLKCIVLDQLLLDRMFQTQAEIDSIEVQDEEVEREIDNRMRYFLSMFGGDVAKFEAYYGKTILEIKDDFREEVRGILMAQRMQGQILSNVAITPAEVKKYFESLPPDSIPYYNAEIELLQLAIQPKTSRTQKDAVKTTLLKLKQRIEEENEDFARLASLYSEDPGSAQQGGDLGWTNRGDFVPEFEGAAYKLKNNEISLPVESKFGFHLIQMIERRGEKIHTRHILIKPKVTEEDLQATLSRLDSIRTAILTDTTLSFKEAVEKFSEDEESKATGGLMYSPEGSSFFEMNELDPTIYFTIDTIREGQISKPVPYEMRDGTKGYRIFYVQTRTKPHKANLQDDYNRIKIIVEEREKERIMLKWMQRRIPKTYIRVDERFLDCPTVQKWTPNTSE, from the coding sequence ATGCGATACTTCACCTTTTTTATAGCGCTCTTTTTGGTTAGTCAAACTCCTGCTTTTTCTCAGGCGTTGGTTGTTGACGAAATAGCGGCAGTTGTAGGCGACCGGATAATTTTAATCTCTGACATAGAAAATCAGTACAATCAGTATCGGAACAGCGGTACTGCCGATGACGGAAATCTGAAGTGTATTGTTTTGGATCAGCTTTTATTAGACCGTATGTTTCAGACACAAGCCGAAATTGACAGTATTGAGGTGCAGGATGAAGAGGTGGAACGGGAAATAGACAACCGGATGCGCTATTTTTTAAGCATGTTTGGGGGCGATGTCGCTAAGTTCGAAGCCTATTACGGCAAAACCATCCTTGAAATAAAAGACGATTTTCGGGAAGAAGTGCGGGGCATTTTAATGGCGCAAAGAATGCAGGGGCAGATTTTGAGCAATGTAGCAATTACCCCTGCCGAGGTCAAAAAATACTTTGAAAGCCTGCCTCCCGACAGCATTCCTTATTACAATGCCGAAATTGAATTGTTACAATTGGCCATTCAGCCAAAAACCAGCCGCACACAAAAAGATGCGGTAAAAACAACTTTATTAAAACTGAAGCAACGAATAGAAGAAGAAAACGAAGATTTTGCGAGGTTGGCATCTTTGTATTCCGAAGACCCGGGTTCTGCACAACAGGGAGGAGATTTGGGATGGACCAACAGAGGGGATTTTGTGCCCGAATTTGAAGGAGCAGCCTATAAACTGAAAAACAACGAAATATCGCTGCCCGTAGAAAGCAAGTTTGGGTTTCACTTGATTCAGATGATTGAGCGCAGAGGGGAAAAAATTCATACCCGTCATATCCTGATTAAACCCAAAGTAACTGAAGAAGATTTACAAGCTACCCTTTCCAGATTAGACAGTATCCGAACTGCAATTTTGACCGATACGACACTCAGCTTTAAAGAGGCTGTAGAAAAATTTTCGGAAGATGAAGAAAGCAAAGCCACCGGAGGGCTGATGTATAGTCCCGAAGGAAGCAGTTTTTTTGAAATGAACGAATTAGATCCGACCATCTACTTTACCATTGATACTATCCGCGAAGGGCAAATTTCCAAGCCTGTTCCCTACGAAATGAGAGACGGCACAAAGGGGTACCGCATTTTTTATGTTCAAACCCGGACAAAACCCCATAAAGCCAACCTGCAGGACGACTATAACCGCATAAAAATCATAGTGGAAGAAAGAGAAAAAGAACGAATCATGCTAAAATGGATGCAACGGCGGATTCCGAAAACCTATATCCGCGTTGATGAGCGGTTTCTCGACTGCCCTACCGTCCAAAAATGGACCCCCAATACTTCTGAATAA
- a CDS encoding sulfite exporter TauE/SafE family protein, producing the protein MLTIILTIADILLLLLSGIIGGFIGGYLGIGGSPVYIVVFNFFLLHFYGGQLSSEEVLQLTIANTVFARTLASLAGCWKHVVNHNFYTRTVITIAIPATLFSLFFTHILAKANYSKTVFSIVFIAMFIPLLYKMVIDDTHKKVFNHPYRIKVVFLNAAGALSGVLTALSGLGTGFVLIPLLNSLFNIKIRKVTSISLGVLFITSLFTTIYYMLFYNVSTTLPYTFGGISMLLSLPVLVGSLVASPLGVAVSQYHTPKTIRITFIVFCLVITLHEAANLILSLL; encoded by the coding sequence ATACTTACGATCATTCTTACCATAGCAGATATATTATTACTTCTACTATCGGGCATTATCGGTGGATTTATTGGCGGATATCTGGGTATCGGCGGTTCGCCTGTTTATATCGTGGTCTTTAATTTTTTCTTGCTTCACTTTTATGGCGGACAACTTAGCAGCGAGGAAGTATTGCAATTAACCATAGCGAATACCGTTTTTGCCCGTACTTTGGCCAGCCTTGCCGGATGTTGGAAACATGTGGTCAATCACAATTTCTATACCCGTACCGTCATCACCATTGCCATTCCCGCAACCCTGTTTTCGTTGTTTTTTACCCATATTCTGGCAAAAGCCAACTATTCAAAAACCGTGTTTTCTATTGTGTTCATCGCCATGTTTATCCCTTTGTTGTATAAAATGGTGATTGACGACACGCATAAAAAAGTCTTCAACCACCCTTATCGAATCAAAGTGGTTTTTCTGAACGCAGCAGGCGCATTAAGCGGCGTTCTAACTGCTTTGTCCGGATTGGGCACCGGTTTTGTCCTCATTCCTTTACTGAACAGCCTGTTTAATATCAAAATCAGAAAAGTTACTTCCATTTCGTTGGGGGTTTTATTCATCACTTCCCTGTTTACCACCATTTATTACATGCTGTTTTACAACGTAAGCACCACCCTGCCTTATACTTTCGGAGGCATTTCTATGTTGCTTTCCCTGCCGGTTTTGGTGGGTTCTCTGGTAGCTTCTCCCTTAGGTGTGGCAGTTTCTCAATACCATACCCCCAAAACCATCCGAATTACTTTTATTGTTTTTTGTTTAGTTATAACCCTCCACGAAGCTGCAAACTTAATCTTAAGTTTGCTCTGA
- a CDS encoding pirin family protein, which translates to MNRKEFLKKGLLGTGIFAANTVLGNVIHNKIDELAPLDVLGFNHIPNTQSTIMNNIVLHKANTRGRANHGWLDSYHSFSFANYYNPERMHFGVLRVLNDDTVAPSMGFGKHPHDNMEIISIPLDGDLQHKDSMGNVQVIKKGDIQVMSAGSGITHSEFNNNADKEVKFLQIWVFPNKKNVKPRYDQISLNPADRKNKLQQILSPNPEDAGVWIHQNAWFHLGSFDKSNSAQYKVKTSGNGVYAFVIKGSFTLNNQTLEQRDGLGIWNTETVELTALTPNAEILLMDVPMTV; encoded by the coding sequence ATGAACCGGAAAGAATTTCTCAAAAAAGGACTGCTCGGTACCGGTATTTTTGCAGCCAATACCGTTTTGGGCAACGTGATTCACAACAAAATTGACGAATTAGCCCCTTTGGACGTTCTCGGATTTAACCACATCCCCAACACACAATCTACCATCATGAACAATATTGTCCTGCACAAAGCCAATACCAGAGGCCGTGCCAATCATGGATGGCTCGATTCTTACCATTCTTTTAGTTTTGCCAACTATTACAACCCCGAAAGGATGCACTTTGGCGTTCTCAGAGTATTGAATGACGATACCGTTGCCCCTTCGATGGGGTTTGGCAAACATCCGCACGACAATATGGAAATCATCAGTATTCCGCTCGACGGAGACCTTCAGCACAAAGACAGCATGGGAAATGTGCAGGTCATTAAAAAAGGGGATATTCAGGTTATGAGTGCCGGTTCGGGCATTACCCATAGCGAGTTTAACAACAATGCAGACAAGGAAGTGAAGTTTTTGCAAATATGGGTATTCCCAAACAAGAAAAACGTCAAACCCCGGTACGACCAAATTTCTCTGAACCCTGCAGATCGCAAAAACAAACTACAGCAAATTCTTTCGCCCAATCCTGAAGATGCAGGAGTTTGGATTCATCAAAACGCATGGTTCCACCTCGGCAGTTTCGACAAAAGTAATTCTGCCCAATACAAGGTAAAAACATCAGGCAACGGCGTATATGCCTTTGTCATCAAAGGCAGTTTTACCCTCAACAATCAAACCCTCGAACAACGGGACGGTTTGGGAATCTGGAATACGGAAACCGTTGAACTAACGGCCTTGACCCCAAATGCCGAAATCCTGTTGATGGATGTTCCTATGACTGTGTAA
- a CDS encoding nitroreductase family protein translates to MTKEAITRYPVLEQIKKRWSPRAFTEQPVSQTLLMQLFEAASWSFSSGNSQPWNYVYAHREDAEAFGKLFECLTGGNRAWAGNAAVLIMAVAKTQTEDGKPLPWAYHDLGSANMCLMLEATANGLYGHPMGGFDAAKAKTDFNLPDGYVPLVFIALGYKGIPESLVEPFKTRELNPRTRLPIGNFVHQNEWNQPPSDV, encoded by the coding sequence ATGACCAAAGAAGCCATCACCCGGTACCCCGTGCTCGAACAAATCAAAAAACGCTGGAGCCCAAGAGCTTTTACCGAACAGCCTGTATCTCAAACCCTACTCATGCAGTTGTTCGAAGCCGCATCGTGGAGTTTTAGTTCCGGAAATTCCCAACCCTGGAACTATGTTTATGCGCATCGCGAAGATGCCGAAGCCTTCGGCAAACTGTTTGAATGTCTGACCGGCGGAAACCGCGCCTGGGCCGGCAATGCCGCCGTTTTGATAATGGCTGTTGCCAAAACCCAAACAGAAGATGGAAAACCACTCCCATGGGCTTATCATGATTTAGGGTCCGCCAATATGTGCCTGATGTTGGAAGCTACAGCCAACGGTTTATACGGTCATCCGATGGGAGGATTTGATGCCGCCAAAGCAAAAACCGATTTTAACCTGCCGGACGGTTATGTACCCCTCGTTTTTATAGCATTAGGCTACAAAGGCATTCCGGAATCGCTGGTCGAACCCTTCAAAACCCGGGAATTAAACCCAAGAACCCGACTGCCCATCGGCAATTTTGTACATCAAAATGAATGGAATCAACCTCCCTCTGACGTTTAA
- a CDS encoding GNAT family N-acetyltransferase has protein sequence MSPENIELTITVLDDLNAFFQFQLDKEANYLAAFTAKDSNDKTAYIERYAKYLKDPTKNLQTIKVNNVVAGSISKFMMEGEAEITYWIDKKFWGKGIATFALKKFLTIENTRPIFGRVAFDNFGSQKVLEKNGFVKVGTDKGFANSRQTEIEEFIYKLSG, from the coding sequence ATGAGCCCTGAAAACATTGAATTGACCATAACAGTTTTGGACGACTTAAATGCTTTTTTTCAATTTCAACTTGACAAAGAAGCCAACTATTTAGCGGCTTTTACGGCAAAAGACTCAAACGACAAAACTGCCTATATTGAAAGATATGCAAAATACTTAAAAGACCCCACTAAAAATTTGCAGACAATCAAAGTGAATAATGTAGTTGCAGGCAGCATTTCAAAATTTATGATGGAAGGCGAAGCAGAAATTACCTATTGGATAGATAAAAAATTTTGGGGCAAAGGGATTGCTACGTTTGCGCTTAAAAAATTCCTGACTATTGAAAATACAAGGCCTATATTTGGAAGGGTGGCTTTTGATAATTTTGGCTCGCAAAAGGTTTTAGAAAAAAACGGCTTTGTTAAAGTAGGAACAGACAAAGGGTTTGCAAATTCACGACAAACGGAAATCGAAGAGTTTATTTACAAGTTATCAGGCTGA
- a CDS encoding TIGR02757 family protein translates to MTDSQLSELLESKFAQFNHPSFIENDPISIPHRFSRLPDIEISAFISAILSWGSRKAIIKSASNFLRLMDNSPCDFVLNCTDSDLKPFVHFKHRTFNPTDALYFIAFFKQYYQQYLSLEQAFAQNLLPEDEHTGKALAGFHNLFFGLPFAPLRTRKHISTPVKNSACKRLNMFLRWMVRTDSAGIDFGLWKQILPSQLLCPLDVHVDRIARNLGLLTRKQTDWKATLELTQNLKKFDPSDPVKYDFALFGMGVLGKNEIW, encoded by the coding sequence ATGACAGACAGCCAGTTATCCGAATTGCTCGAAAGCAAATTTGCTCAGTTTAACCACCCTTCGTTTATCGAAAACGACCCCATCTCAATACCCCACCGTTTTTCACGACTACCCGATATTGAAATTTCAGCCTTTATCAGCGCCATCCTGTCCTGGGGAAGCCGAAAAGCTATCATCAAAAGTGCCTCCAATTTTCTCCGATTGATGGATAACAGCCCTTGCGATTTTGTGCTAAATTGCACAGATTCAGACCTGAAACCATTTGTCCACTTCAAACACCGGACATTTAACCCCACCGATGCACTCTATTTTATTGCTTTTTTCAAACAATACTACCAACAATACCTTTCTTTGGAACAGGCCTTTGCCCAAAACCTGCTTCCTGAAGACGAACATACCGGAAAGGCATTAGCCGGTTTTCACAATTTGTTTTTCGGTTTGCCTTTTGCCCCGCTCAGAACCAGAAAACATATTTCCACCCCGGTTAAAAATTCGGCGTGTAAACGGTTGAATATGTTTTTGAGGTGGATGGTCAGAACAGATTCTGCCGGAATAGATTTCGGGCTTTGGAAACAAATTCTTCCTTCGCAACTACTGTGCCCGCTCGATGTGCATGTTGACCGCATTGCGCGAAACCTCGGTTTGCTTACCCGCAAACAAACCGACTGGAAAGCCACTTTGGAACTGACCCAAAACTTAAAAAAGTTTGACCCGTCAGACCCCGTCAAATACGATTTTGCCCTGTTCGGAATGGGCGTTTTGGGAAAAAACGAAATCTGGTAA
- a CDS encoding riboflavin synthase, with translation MFTGIIEILGTVYALEKEGTNLHLTIQSDISPELKIDQSVAHNGVCLTVVEVNAQERLHRVTAIYETLSKTNLSRLKVGHPVNLERCMQVNDRIDGHFVQGHVDQTALCTKIEELDGSRYFTFSYEPLTDNILVDKGSVCVDGTSLTIVRATEREFTVAIIPYTYQHTVFHTYRPGTLVNLEFDIIGKYITALFNRYHRNEKNG, from the coding sequence ATGTTTACCGGCATTATCGAAATACTCGGAACGGTTTATGCCCTCGAAAAAGAGGGAACAAACCTGCATCTGACCATTCAATCAGACATCAGTCCCGAACTAAAAATTGACCAAAGTGTCGCCCATAACGGTGTTTGTCTCACTGTGGTAGAGGTCAACGCTCAGGAACGCCTGCATCGGGTTACCGCTATTTATGAAACTTTGTCGAAAACAAATCTGAGCCGGTTAAAGGTGGGGCATCCGGTCAATTTAGAACGATGTATGCAGGTAAATGACCGCATTGACGGACATTTTGTGCAAGGGCATGTGGATCAAACCGCCTTATGCACCAAAATTGAAGAATTAGACGGCAGCCGTTATTTTACCTTTTCCTACGAACCCCTGACCGATAATATTCTGGTGGACAAAGGCTCCGTTTGTGTGGACGGCACAAGCCTGACCATTGTCAGGGCAACCGAACGGGAATTTACCGTTGCCATTATTCCTTACACCTATCAACATACCGTTTTTCATACTTACCGTCCCGGAACATTGGTCAACCTTGAGTTCGATATAATTGGAAAATACATAACCGCCCTGTTTAACCGGTATCACCGCAACGAAAAAAACGGGTAA